A region of the Mycobacterium sp. NBC_00419 genome:
CTCATGCGCATCCAGTTGCGACGTCAATAGGCTTGGTGCAGTTGCGTTCTCTGGCACGGTTACATCACCAACTACTTCTCGGGCGTCTGCCCAGACTCCACTTGTTCTGTGATTCGGAATTCGGCATCGTCAAGCGTGTCCGGGATAGTGGGAGCGGGACGGGCTTTCGGAGCTTGCGCGGGCTTACTCTCGTTGTAGCTCTGGCTATAGCTGTAGCTATAGCTGTACCTGTACGAAGCGCTTCCACGTGTCGGAATCATGGTCAGTACTGAACCGAGCAGCGTTGCGCCGACATCGGTGAGGATCCCGATGGCGTGTGCGAGCTGTTCACGCTTGGTCTCTCCGAATCGCGAGACAATGAGCGCACCGTCGGCATTCGCTGCCAGGACCGCTCCATCGGTGACAGCGAGCAGCGGAGACGAGTCCACGATGACGTAGTCGAACTGACCGCGCAGTTCGTTCAGCAATTTCTTGGCTGCCATGGAGCCCAACAGCTCGCTCGGATTCGGCGGGATTGCCCCTGCCGCAAGGACGGACAATTGTGGACACTGCGTCTTCTGTATCACTTCGTCCACGGACGCTGCGCCACTGAGGACCGTCGAGAACCCGACTTGACCGACCAGATCGAGGTACTTCGCCAGGCTTGGTCGTCGCATGTCACCGTCAACGAGCAGGACGTTGTGCTCAGCTTCGGCAAGCGCAAGCGCAATATTGATCGCAGTGGTGCTCTTGCCCTCGTTCGGAGATGGGCTCGTGATGACGATCAGCCGTGGCGGGTTGTCTACCGCGAGGAACTGTAAGTTGGTACGGAGCTTACGAAATGCCTCGGCC
Encoded here:
- a CDS encoding polysaccharide biosynthesis tyrosine autokinase — translated: MNLREFARLLRARWVTITVTTLALVSAAVIYTLLTTPLYEASTRLFVSTTSGGSVQDVYQGNLFSQERVLSYAELIKGETLAQRTVDKLDLAMSADALQAKVTASVKPSTVLIDVDVLDESAVRARDIANALSDEFVGLVNELETPKPGAQPDARVVVEQRASIPKAPVIPNPVRNVAIGLVLGGLLGIGIAVVRDLLDNTVKSQETLEEITNTGVVGYIPADKEFRKTPAISFPTDNSGTAEAFRKLRTNLQFLAVDNPPRLIVITSPSPNEGKSTTAINIALALAEAEHNVLLVDGDMRRPSLAKYLDLVGQVGFSTVLSGAASVDEVIQKTQCPQLSVLAAGAIPPNPSELLGSMAAKKLLNELRGQFDYVIVDSSPLLAVTDGAVLAANADGALIVSRFGETKREQLAHAIGILTDVGATLLGSVLTMIPTRGSASYRYSYSYSYSQSYNESKPAQAPKARPAPTIPDTLDDAEFRITEQVESGQTPEK